In one window of Arachis ipaensis cultivar K30076 chromosome B06, Araip1.1, whole genome shotgun sequence DNA:
- the LOC107647392 gene encoding uncharacterized protein LOC107647392 — MELNAKAINMMHCAISVDEYWKVSRCKTVKEIWEKLQVTHECTKQVKETMIDMLQKEYEIFFMKDGEIIDEMFEKFSIIINSLDVMKMTHIEQTLVKKVLRSLTKEWEIKATMVAKRNNLSPLSYDELRRKRLA; from the coding sequence atggagttaaatgccaaagcCATCAACATGATGCACTGTGCTATCAGCGTCGATGAATATTGGAAGGTATCTAGATGCAAGACGGTAAAAGAGATTTGGGAGAAACTCCAAGTCACTCACGAATGTaccaaacaagtcaaagaaacaatGATAGATATGCTGCAAAAAGAATATGAGATATTTttcatgaaggatggagaaatcaTTGATGAGATGTTTGAGAAATTCTCAATCATTATAAACAGCTTAGATGTTATGAAAATGACCCACATTGAACAAACACTTGTGAAAAAAGTTCTTAGAAGTcttacaaaagagtgggaaataAAAGCAACCATGGTAGCCAAGAGAAACAATCTGAGTCCATTATCATATGATGAGTTGAGAAGGAAACGTCTTGCATAA